Proteins encoded together in one Ammospiza nelsoni isolate bAmmNel1 chromosome Z, bAmmNel1.pri, whole genome shotgun sequence window:
- the CARNMT1 gene encoding carnosine N-methyltransferase: protein MSATCAVSRKAPLPRPRPQGEREPPAKVMRRGLRRGREEEREQLPLSGESASGMGAEAEAEWAAPLSDERRRRPPLEPRAPPTASARAVEEEERVEREHFRRIINAFRYYGTNMHERVNRTERQFKSLPANQQSLLPQFLPHLDKIRKCIDHNQEILQTIVNDCVHMFENKEYGEDGSGKITPASTFDMDKLKSTLKQFVRDWSEEGKSERDSCYQPIISEIIKNFPKERWDFSKVNILVPGAGLGRLAWEIAMLGYACQGNEWSLFMLFSSNFVLNRCSQINSCKLYPWIHQFSNNRRSADQIRPIYFPDVDPHSLPSGSNFSMTAGDFQEIYSECNTWDCVATCFFIDTAHNVIDYIDTIWKILKPGGIWINVGPLLYHFENLGNELSIELSYEDIKNVILQYGFHIEVEKESVLSTYTVNELSMMKYYYECVLFVVRKPE from the exons ATGTCGGCCACGTGCGCCGTGTCCCGGAAAGCGCCGCTGCCAAGGCCGCGTCCCCAGGGCGAGAGGGAGCCGCCCGCCAAGGTGATGCGCAGGGGGCTCCGGCGAGGCCGCGAGGAGGAGCGGGAGCAGCTGCCGTTGTCGGGAGAGAGCGCGAGCGGCATGGGCGCGGAGGCCGAGGCGGAGTGGGCGGCACCGCTGAGCGACGAGCGGCGGAGGCGGCCGCCTCTAGAGCCGAGGGCGCCGCCGACAGCGTCGGCCCGGgcggtggaggaggaggaacgTGTGGAGCGGGAACATTTTCGGAGGATCATCAACGCTTTCCGCTATTACGG aACGAATATGCATGAACGAGTGAACAGAACAGAGAGGCAGTTTAAGTCTCTCCCAGCTAACCAACAGAGTCTTCTTCCTCAATTTCTCCCTCACCTTGACAAGATCCGGAAGTGCATTGATCATAATCAAGAAATACTACAAACCATTGTGAATGACTGTGTTCATATGTTTGAAAATAAGGAATATGGAGAAGAT GGAAGTGGGAAGATTACACCAGCTTCAACGTTTGACATGGATAAATTAAAGTCCACATTGAAGCAATttgtgagagactggagtgaaGAGGGAAAGTCAGAGCGGGATTCTTGCTACCAGCCAATTATTAGTGAAATTATAAAGAACTTTCCAAAAGAAAGATG GGATTTCTCCAAAGTTAATATCCTGGTACCTGGTGCTGGGCTAGGTAGATTGGCGTGGGAAATAGCTATGCTCGGTTATGCTTGCCAAGGAAATGAATGGAGCCTCTTTATGCTCTTTTCTTCTAACTTTGTACTCAACAG ATGCTCTCAAATTAATTCATGTAAGCTTTATCCCTGGATTCATCAATTTAGCAATAACAGAAGATCTGCTGATCAGATACGACCAATTTATTTCCCAGATGTTGATCCTCACAGTCTTCCTTCTGGTTCAAACTTCTCTATGACAGCAGGGGATTTTCAGGAAATTTATTCTGAGTGCA ATACGTGGGACTGCGTAGCAACTTGCTTTTTCATAGATACAGCACATAATGTTATTGACTATATTGATACTATATGGAAAATACTAAAGCCTGGAGGAATATGGATAAATGTAG GTCCTCTCCTCTACCATTTTGAAAACTTGGGAAATGAACTTTCCATAGAATTAAGCTATGAGGATATAAAGAATGTTATCCTGCAATATGGATTCCATATAGAG gtgGAGAAAGAATCTGTACTGTCAACTTACACTGTGAATGAACTCTCCATGATGAAATACTACTATGAATGTGTGTTGTTTGTGGTGAGAAAACCAGAATAG
- the CZH9orf40 gene encoding uncharacterized protein C9orf40 homolog, with protein sequence MAKRRAEPLMCHVPVKRLLREPALPRAGERRPRAEPGGAGPAALKRPLEEAEAPPGKRLGPGAPRAQPGDAGGGRRRRGGTVAPQDAPAAEGRAGDRGKERAAAAAEQEEEFCQYNSFLYWRAPLPAIDLSDIQNLDEETPSGAKTAARTDTAETEMET encoded by the exons ATGGCCAAGCGGCGCGCGGAGCCGCTGATGTGCCACGTGCCCGTGAAGCGGCTGCTGCGCGAGCCGGCGCTGCCCCGCGCGGGCGAGCGGCGGCCCCGGGCAGAGCCGggcggcgccggccccgccgcgctcaAGCGCCCGCTGGAGGAGGCGGAGGCGCCGCCGGGAAAGCGGCTCGGGCCCGGCGCCCCCCGTGCGCAGCCGGGGGacgcgggcggcgggcggcggcggcgcggcgggacTGTTGCGCCCCAGGACGCGCCGGCGGCGGAGGGACGCGCGGGCGACCGGGGCAAAGAgcgggccgccgccgccgccgag CAAGAAGAGGAATTCTGTCAATATAACTCATTCCTGTACTGGAGAGCCCCACTGCCTGCTATTGATTTGTCTGATATTCAGAACCTAGATGAAGAGACTCCATCGGGTGCCAAAACTGCTGCAAGGACTGATACTGCAGAGACTGAAATGGAAACCTGA